The window TGCTCATCTCCACGTCGGGCGCGGCGACGGTGAAGAACGGCACCGTCAATCTGAATGCGCAGGACGAGGATCTGCTGGCCTTCACGCCGCAAACGTTGGGCACGACCACGGCGGGCACGTGGTCGACGGCCTTCGACGGCACGGCCGTGACCGGCATGGCCGCCGAGAATCTCAGCGCCGTCTGGCACGACGCGGCCACGAACGATCTTTATGTGACGTTCGCGAGCGCCTTCACCATCGGCGGCGTGACCGGCACCAGCCGCTCCGTGTTGCGCGTGACCCCGGCGCGGGTCGTCTCTCTCTACTGGAACGCCAACGACGCCGGCTACAACGTGGCCGTCGATGGTCTACATATTAAGAAATAAGAATTGGCTACGGATTGACACGGACAATACAGATAAAAATCCGTATTGTCCGTGTCAATCCGTAGCCATTCTTTCTTCTATTCCCCATTGATCATCGCCCGTGAGAGGGCATTGTGGCGCGGCAGGTGGGCGTCCAGGTCGACCGTCGTCAGCCGCCCCTCGGCCACCACCACCCGACCGTTGATGACCGACAGATCGACCCCGCGCGGCCCGCAGAACAGCACGGCCGCCGTCGGGTCGTGCCACGCCCCGGCGTAGTCGATACGGTTCAGATTCAGGGCGATGAAGTCGGCGCTCATGCCGGGGGCCAGATAGCCTACGTCGTCGCGCCCCAACACCGCCGCGCCGCCGCGCGTGGCGATCTCCAGCGCCTCGCGGGCCGACATGGCCGCCGCCGTGCCGGCAAACCCGCCGCGACCGCCCGGCGGCTCCGACAGATAGCGGTCGGGGGCCACGCGCTGCAACAGCATGGCCTGCCGCGCCTCGGCCAGCAGGTGGCCGGAATCGTTCGACGCCGAGCCATCGACCCCCAACCCCACCGGCGCGCCCGCCCGCCGCAGATCGAGCACGTGGCAGATGCCGCTGGCGAGACGCATGTTGCTCGACGGGCAATGGGCCACGCCCGTGCCGGTGCGGCCGAACAGATCGATCTCCCCGGCGCTCATGTGGACGCAATGGGCGTGCCACACGTCATCGCCCGTCCAGCCCAACGATTCCACGTAGGGCACGGGGCGTTGGCCGAACGTCTCCAGGCAGAACGCCTCTTCCTCGATGGTCTCGGCCAGATGGGTGTGCAGCCGCACGCCATAGGCGCGGGCCAGGGCGGCCGATTCGCGCATCAGATCGGGCGTGACGGAGAAGGGGGAGCAGGGGGCCAGCACGACGCGGGTCATGGCGTGGCGGGCGGCGTCGTGGTAGGTCTCGATCAGGCGGCGGCTGTCGCGCAGGATGAACGCCTCGTCCTCGGTCACGCGGTCGGGGGGGAGACCCCCTTGGCTTTCGCCCAGCGACATGGAGCCGCGGGCGGCGTGGAAGCGCACTCCCACGTCGGCCGCGGCCCTGATCTGGCTGTCCAGCGTGCAATCGTTGGGGAAGATGTAGAGATGGTCGCTGCTGGTGGTGCAGCCCGACAAGGCCAACTCGGCCAGGCCGGTCAGGGTGCTGACGTAGATGGCCTCGTCGGTCAGATTGGCCCAGATGGGGTAGAGGGTGCGCAGCCAGGTGAACAGATCGGCGTCCTGGGCGATGACGCGGGTCAGGCTCTGGTAGAGATGGTGGTGGGTGTTGATCAGGCCGGGCAGCACGACGTGGTCGCGCAGGTCGAGCACGGCGTCGGCCGTCTCCGGCAGGTTCGCCGCCGGCCCCACGGCCTCGATGACGTTATCGCGAATGAACAACCCGCCGCCGGCTATCTCGCGGCGCGCGTCGTCCATCGTGACCAGCATGTGGGCGTTTTTTACGAGTAAAGTAGGCATAATAGTGGGTAGTGGACAGTGGTCAGTGGGCAGTGGGCCGCTATCGCTATCGCTATCGCTATCGCAATCGCTATCGTTCTTATTTGGTCAGTAGGTCACTGTGGTCAGCGGTCGGCAATCTTCATTCGTCATTCGTCATTCGTCATTAGGTTACCACTCTGCCCGATTTTGGCAACGCTGGGGCGGATGAGCTATAATACGTTCCGGTCTGTCGGGGATGTGGCGGAATTGGCAGACGCGCATGACTTAGAATCATGTGTCGCAAGGCGTGTGGGTTCGAGTCCCTCCATCCCCATTACAAATTCCAAAGCGTTGCGCTGCGGCAACGCTTTTTTATTCAAGAGGTAACGCTGTGACGCTGACCATTCAAACCGCTGAAGACGAACTGCGGCAATTGACCCTGACCATCGAAGTCGGTGAGGAGCGCGTGCGCCAGGCCATGCAAAAGAAGGCGCGCGAACTCGGCCGCGAAGTCAACATGCCCGGCTTCCGGCCCGGCAAGGCCCCCTACGACGTGCTCGTCCGCCGCATTGGCGAGGACACGTTGCGCGCCGAGGCCGTCGAAGACCTGGTGCAGCCGGTATTCGAGGAGGCGCTGGAACAGGAAGACATCGACCCCTATGCCCGGCCGACACTGGAAGACATGGAGCTGAAGCCGCTGACGCTGAAGTTCACTGTGCCTCTCTCTCCGGTCGTCACCCTGGGCGATTACCGGGCCTTGCGCCGCGAGGTCGAGGCGGCCGAGGTGACCGACGAGGCGCTGACCGAGGCGCTGGAGCGCGTGCGCGACCACCATCAGACCATCGAGACGGTCGAGCGCCCGGCGCAGGTCGGCGACGTGGTGGCCATCAGTGGCCGGGGTTGGTTCGCGGCCCGTCCCGCCGCCGAAGATGCTGCCCCTACCGAAGATGCCGCCCAGGACGAAACTGCGGCCGATGATGCTGCCGCGGCCGAAGCCGGTGATGAGGATACGATCTTCAACGAGGAACGGCTGGAGCTATTGCTGGATGATAAGTCGCTCTTCCCCGGCACGCCGTTCGTGG is drawn from Candidatus Promineifilum breve and contains these coding sequences:
- a CDS encoding 8-oxoguanine deaminase, whose product is MPTLLVKNAHMLVTMDDARREIAGGGLFIRDNVIEAVGPAANLPETADAVLDLRDHVVLPGLINTHHHLYQSLTRVIAQDADLFTWLRTLYPIWANLTDEAIYVSTLTGLAELALSGCTTSSDHLYIFPNDCTLDSQIRAAADVGVRFHAARGSMSLGESQGGLPPDRVTEDEAFILRDSRRLIETYHDAARHAMTRVVLAPCSPFSVTPDLMRESAALARAYGVRLHTHLAETIEEEAFCLETFGQRPVPYVESLGWTGDDVWHAHCVHMSAGEIDLFGRTGTGVAHCPSSNMRLASGICHVLDLRRAGAPVGLGVDGSASNDSGHLLAEARQAMLLQRVAPDRYLSEPPGGRGGFAGTAAAMSAREALEIATRGGAAVLGRDDVGYLAPGMSADFIALNLNRIDYAGAWHDPTAAVLFCGPRGVDLSVINGRVVVAEGRLTTVDLDAHLPRHNALSRAMINGE